One Castanea sativa cultivar Marrone di Chiusa Pesio chromosome 4, ASM4071231v1 DNA window includes the following coding sequences:
- the LOC142630597 gene encoding thaumatin-like protein 1, whose amino-acid sequence MMKTLALYGLTLAFFFLSGAHSARITFTNNCPYTVWPGTLTSDQKPQLSTTGFELASMASSAIDVQAPWKGRFWARTLCSTDSSGRFRCATAECSSGQVSCNGNGAVPPASLVEINIAADGGMDFYDVSLVDGFNLPVSVATQGGTGECKASSCPANVNAACPAELQVKGSDGSVIACKSACTAFNEPQYCCTGAYGTPETCPPTNYSQIFEQQCPQAYSYAYDDQNSTFTCSGAPNYVITFCP is encoded by the exons ATGATGAAAACTCTGGCACTCTACGGCCTCACCTTGGCCTTCTTTTTCCTATCTG GTGCTCACTCTGCTAGAATAACTTTCACAAACAACTGTCCATATACCGTTTGGCCAGGAACCTTAACTTCAGACCAAAAACCTCAATTATCAACTACCGGGTTTGAGTTAGCATCTATGGCATCCTCAGCAATAGATGTCCAAGCTCCATGGAAAGGCCGATTCTGGGCCCGTACCCTATGCTCCACAGATAGCTCCGGAAGGTTCCGTTGCGCTACTGCAGAATGTAGCTCTGGTCAAGTTTCATGCAATGGTAACGGTGCAGTTCCGCCAGCTTCTTTGGTAGAAATCAACATAGCCGCCGATGGTGGAATGGACTTCTATGATGTTAGCCTTGTAGATGGATTCAACTTGCCTGTTTCAGTAGCCACACAAGGCGGAACTGGCGAATGCAAGGCCTCAAGCTGTCCAGCCAACGTGAACGCGGCTTGCCCAGCAGAGCTGCAAGTGAAAGGGTCTGATGGGAGCGTTATTGCTTGCAAGAGTGCATGTACCGCTTTCAATGAACCACAATATTGTTGCACTGGCGCATATGGCACGCCTGAAACATGTCCACCCACAAACTACTCTCAGATCTTTGAGCAGCAATGTCCTCAAGCTTATAGCTATGCTTATGATGATCAGAACAGCACATTTACTTGCTCTGGTGCACCTAACTACGTTATCACTTTCTGTCCATAG